Proteins encoded in a region of the Anoxybacillus amylolyticus genome:
- a CDS encoding YwpF-like family protein, with protein sequence MKTFKLVGLQVVRNEIEEDIPLIDGLIINKEDDKNRWLIETYIDKQYEPLFARLQNEHAEFRLQVVISNINNDPANVVASVRSITPMNDRASVLMDGHIVRNKTDWAETVLAGLVEQGLQGEALLKEFKHQLYERRGMKESMVNGR encoded by the coding sequence ATGAAAACGTTTAAGCTTGTCGGGCTCCAAGTCGTCCGCAATGAAATAGAAGAGGACATTCCACTGATTGATGGACTCATTATTAATAAAGAAGATGATAAAAACCGCTGGCTCATTGAAACATATATCGATAAGCAATACGAACCACTATTTGCCAGACTGCAAAATGAACATGCCGAGTTTCGCCTGCAAGTCGTCATTTCCAATATTAACAACGACCCTGCTAACGTCGTCGCCTCTGTTCGTTCGATTACTCCAATGAACGACCGAGCGAGCGTATTAATGGATGGGCATATCGTCCGCAACAAAACGGACTGGGCAGAAACGGTGTTAGCTGGTCTCGTCGAACAAGGGCTGCAAGGCGAAGCGTTGTTAAAAGAGTTTAAACACCAACTGTACGAACGTCGCGGAATGAAAGAGTCAATGGTGAACGGACGCTAA
- the ssb gene encoding single-stranded DNA-binding protein, translated as MINQVVLVGRLTKDPELRYTADGAAVVNVTLAVSRNFRNAEGVVDTDFVHCTLWRKVAENTAQYCRKGSIIGVTGRIQTRSYENKDGKRMHVTEVVAESVRFMGGKTTAWVAQE; from the coding sequence ATGATTAACCAAGTCGTGCTTGTCGGGCGTTTAACGAAAGATCCAGAACTTCGGTATACGGCCGATGGCGCAGCCGTTGTGAACGTGACGCTTGCGGTGAGCCGCAACTTCCGCAATGCGGAAGGAGTCGTTGATACCGACTTTGTGCATTGCACGCTTTGGCGGAAAGTGGCGGAAAATACCGCGCAATATTGCCGAAAAGGGTCGATTATCGGTGTGACGGGTCGCATCCAGACAAGAAGCTACGAAAATAAAGACGGGAAGCGGATGCATGTGACCGAAGTCGTTGCGGAGTCGGTTCGATTTATGGGCGGAAAAACAACCGCGTGGGTTGCGCAAGAGTAA
- a CDS encoding helix-turn-helix domain-containing protein, whose translation MTKLADHLRYLRKKQNWTQEDVAQQLNMSRSQISKWETGETLPDVQSLEKLSDLYGVSIDFLIGRRPSKQELLREVSRLYKTEAIDENMLDIIDYLKQHPDMEQALHSLAKLPAKKRKHIESAVISVLKEFTKAME comes from the coding sequence ATGACAAAATTGGCCGATCATCTGAGATACTTGCGAAAGAAACAAAACTGGACGCAAGAAGACGTGGCGCAGCAATTAAATATGTCGCGCTCGCAAATTAGCAAATGGGAAACAGGCGAAACGCTGCCGGATGTGCAGTCGCTTGAAAAATTAAGCGACTTATACGGGGTAAGTATCGACTTTTTAATCGGCAGGCGCCCATCGAAACAAGAACTGCTGCGCGAAGTAAGCCGCCTTTATAAAACGGAGGCAATCGACGAAAACATGCTCGACATTATCGACTACTTAAAGCAACACCCCGACATGGAACAAGCGCTCCACTCGCTTGCCAAACTCCCTGCCAAAAAACGAAAACATATTGAATCGGCTGTCATTTCCGTTTTAAAAGAATTTACAAAAGCGATGGAATAG
- a CDS encoding class D sortase, producing the protein MKKRFACLFSAVGICLISWNGYWYWQGVHATVPTTVTAQGAVFGKLTIPKLSLVLPIYEGTTETELKKGVGHELNSALPGEAGNVVLSGHRDTVFRKLGQVRVGDELVVETAAGRFGYVVKKVRIVSENDRTVLVDKPRPTLTVTTCYPFQFIGDAKQRYVLVAHLASVHH; encoded by the coding sequence ATGAAGAAGAGATTCGCTTGTTTGTTTAGCGCAGTCGGGATTTGTCTGATTAGTTGGAACGGGTATTGGTATTGGCAGGGGGTTCATGCTACTGTCCCAACAACGGTAACAGCGCAGGGAGCGGTGTTTGGCAAGCTCACGATCCCAAAACTTTCGCTTGTTTTGCCGATATATGAAGGAACAACGGAAACGGAATTAAAAAAAGGGGTCGGGCATGAGCTAAATAGCGCGCTGCCAGGAGAAGCGGGAAATGTCGTGCTTTCTGGACATCGCGATACGGTGTTTCGCAAACTCGGACAAGTTAGGGTGGGGGATGAACTGGTTGTCGAAACAGCAGCTGGTCGGTTTGGATATGTTGTGAAAAAGGTGCGGATCGTTTCGGAAAACGACCGCACCGTTCTTGTCGACAAGCCGCGCCCGACGTTGACAGTGACGACTTGTTATCCGTTTCAGTTTATCGGCGATGCCAAACAGCGGTATGTGCTCGTGGCGCATTTAGCGTCCGTTCACCATTGA
- a CDS encoding processed acidic surface protein has product MRKWVVSVAFILAFGYSYNVGAAVRMADVEPYLHEFGWTESDLQRYLLHYHRTLADFATPEELKRWLGPPVTEAGVEQLLQRYQLTEEQLEALLGQFGETMQDYTWMNDLDAAVRFYLRSYENMQRVHDALSSLEFTEDEAKRLFDHVRTLPANGKRALQAQAARLAEGKNDLEAIADVWKQLLRTLRLKGDMYVVSTGQMKPVSAHELLEQTTRDEDVWIALSDEEGMRIMDLQLPKRTNVVDAIIETEKELLTAGQLAYDMKRTLYGQKMANTASPYVAHMLWGVAFLFVGLLLFRKKKVM; this is encoded by the coding sequence ATGAGAAAATGGGTAGTTTCCGTTGCGTTCATACTTGCTTTCGGTTACTCGTACAATGTTGGGGCAGCTGTTCGCATGGCAGACGTGGAGCCGTATCTTCATGAATTTGGATGGACGGAAAGCGATTTGCAGCGATATTTGTTGCACTATCACCGGACGCTTGCCGATTTTGCGACGCCGGAAGAGCTCAAGCGCTGGCTCGGCCCGCCGGTGACAGAAGCGGGGGTGGAGCAGTTATTGCAGCGCTATCAGTTGACGGAAGAACAATTAGAGGCGCTGCTTGGCCAATTTGGTGAAACGATGCAAGATTATACGTGGATGAACGATTTAGATGCCGCTGTCCGTTTTTATTTGCGTTCGTATGAAAATATGCAGCGTGTGCATGATGCGCTTTCGTCGTTGGAATTTACTGAAGACGAGGCAAAGCGGCTGTTTGACCATGTGCGGACGCTTCCAGCGAACGGAAAACGTGCGTTGCAAGCGCAAGCCGCGCGGTTGGCGGAGGGGAAGAATGATCTAGAGGCGATTGCCGACGTATGGAAACAGCTGTTGCGTACGCTTCGTCTAAAAGGAGACATGTACGTCGTGTCGACCGGACAGATGAAGCCGGTTTCTGCTCATGAACTGCTGGAGCAAACGACACGTGACGAAGACGTGTGGATTGCGTTGTCGGACGAAGAGGGGATGCGGATTATGGACTTGCAACTGCCAAAGCGCACGAATGTCGTAGATGCCATTATCGAAACGGAAAAAGAACTGCTTACGGCAGGGCAGTTAGCGTATGACATGAAAAGAACGCTGTATGGGCAAAAAATGGCAAACACTGCATCGCCGTACGTTGCTCATATGTTATGGGGAGTGGCTTTTTTGTTCGTTGGATTGCTTCTTTTTCGCAAAAAGAAGGTGATGTGA